In Silene latifolia isolate original U9 population chromosome 3, ASM4854445v1, whole genome shotgun sequence, a single window of DNA contains:
- the LOC141649892 gene encoding uncharacterized protein LOC141649892: protein MYRVHVIEYNAQYIHMKVQALVSRNVFYLTMVYAFNGINERAPLWDQLRKIASHISGPWAIAGDFNCVLAAHERFGGATSLAEMEPFRKCVDDCEVLDITDVGSVFTWNNKQKPEERIYNRLDRFLVNRAWCDSFPDMYAQFLPEEMMDHTPCIVKSNKVV from the coding sequence ATGTATAGGGTGCATGTCATTGAATACAATGCTCAATATATCCATATGAAGGTGCAGGCATTGGTGTCTAGGAATGTTTTCTACTTGACTATGGTATATGCATTCAATGGCATCAATGAGAGGGCACCTTTGTGGGATCAATTGAGAAAGATTGCTAGCCATATTTCTGGACCATGGGCTATAGCTGGAGACTTCAACTGTGTGCTAGCTGCTCATGAGAGGTTTGGAGGTGCTACGTCTTTGGCTGAGATGGAGCCCTTTAGAAAGTGTGTTGATGATTGTGAAGTTCTTGACATCACTGATGTAGGGTCTGTGTTTACTTGGAATAATAAACAGAAGCCTGAGGAGCGGATATACAATAGATTGGATAGGTTTCTGGTGAATAGGGCTTGGTGTGATAGCTTCCCTGATATGTATGCTCAGTTCTTGCCTGAGGAGATGATGGATCATACACCGTGTATAGTTAAGAGTAATAAGGTGGTGTAA